Below is a genomic region from bacterium.
GTAGCCGTTCGTGCCGATCTCGAGCAGCTCGTCGTTCGCGTTCGTCGCGCTTGCCGTCCAGTTATAGCTGCCCGACGCATATCCCGCGTCCGTCACGATTGCCTTGATGTGCATGATGCCGTCTTCGTGCGCCTGCGTCGCGATCAATATTCCGGCCGCAACGAGCTTTTTGATAACTCCCTGTTCGAAACTTTCGCCCGCTTGCCCTCGATCGACGATTCCCTCGACGATCAACCCCCGCTTCTTCGCGCGCACGAGCGCGTCGGCGATGTCGTCTTTGGTGAACGTATAGATGGCGAAATAGACATATTCGGTTGCTTGGTCGATAAGCGAGATAATCTCCTTGTCGTTCTTATGCGCGTCGAGGCTATAGACCACGCGGAACTGATGCTCGGTGTACGCTTTCGCGACGAAGGCGCAGATGAGCGCAAGACAAACAGCGCTGATGAGAAGAGTTTTGTGGCGAAGAAGGTATGTGCGAAAGCCGGATGCCATCCGGAGTTTCTAGCAAAAGCTGCTTAAGATATTTTTAAAATGACAGCGTGCGGTCTATAGGTTCTCTTGCGCTGCAAATCTACATTCCTCGCAAAAAGAGACCCGCGCCTTTGGCGCGGGTCTAAAGACTTT
It encodes:
- a CDS encoding phospholipase D-like domain-containing protein; this encodes MASGFRTYLLRHKTLLISAVCLALICAFVAKAYTEHQFRVVYSLDAHKNDKEIISLIDQATEYVYFAIYTFTKDDIADALVRAKKRGLIVEGIVDRGQAGESFEQGVIKKLVAAGILIATQAHEDGIMHIKAIVTDAGYASGSYNWTASATNANDELLEIGTNGYVHDQYLGLLKKIIAANKGGAIPVVSAASTSNPREIRGTYDYAQAKNHIGEYAAVTGRIAKVYTSKSGTIFFDYCSSYKTCPFSAVIFASAAREFANIKQYQGKTLVLTGEIREYQGKAEIVIESPEQITVSK